In Armatimonadota bacterium, a genomic segment contains:
- a CDS encoding S9 family peptidase has protein sequence MHQRTGVPRVTDVLPTLSLDQLLAIRPAALPEPPQWAPDGSAILFVSAMAGEPELWSVSPSGGAPVRLTTGMGEIPFLGARMPQWSPTGEYVAYISAKSGTPEIWLWSLRGPDQRLTRLGGAIEAFRWAPDGRSLVLSGNRYGQYDIYRVAVPSGEAVRLTSDPRYEVYPAFLPDGQHIVFVRLNEAWTDHDVILIDLDGGNARVVVRDTDMFDYHYGRTFGTPLPSPDGRHLLIRSQRSGWFNFYIVPIDGGDLRAVAPAAADQGEAAWSPDGRFVAYVENHDGTLQLRVAPVSGGEPRVLVDPEDGVCAFPQWSPDGRQICYLFQTTTAPQDLWVVDVETGRTRALTASLPPWAASALVRPEKVHYAADDGLTITAYLYRGRGLMPGERSPGLLWLHGGPTSQFLDTFQPSVQFFAMHGYTVLLPNVRGSSGYGRAFEDLNNRDWGGGDLRDAIAGKRFLATLPEVDPHHTGITGTSYGGCLTMSAVCFAPEEFQAAVVCSGYANWVRHYHDLELRHVKLLEYEFGGPLEGNEEVYYRCSPIYQVARATTPCFVLHGEGKWPWSDAGLEFARALERAYKTFQYKVYPNETYYVLSPANVRHMLLDMLEWFDLYLRDRAPAHPPSGGSRGPGWTGPARRATRG, from the coding sequence ATGCATCAGAGGACTGGTGTTCCCCGCGTGACGGATGTCCTGCCGACGTTGAGCCTCGATCAGCTCCTGGCCATCCGCCCGGCCGCGTTGCCCGAACCTCCGCAGTGGGCGCCGGACGGGTCGGCCATCCTCTTCGTCTCGGCGATGGCGGGCGAACCCGAACTGTGGAGCGTCTCACCGTCCGGCGGCGCCCCGGTACGGTTGACAACCGGGATGGGCGAGATCCCGTTCCTGGGTGCGCGGATGCCGCAGTGGTCGCCGACGGGCGAGTACGTCGCCTACATCTCGGCCAAGAGCGGCACGCCGGAAATCTGGCTCTGGAGTCTCCGCGGGCCGGATCAGCGATTGACGCGCCTGGGCGGCGCCATCGAGGCGTTCCGGTGGGCCCCCGACGGCCGCAGCCTCGTGCTCTCGGGGAACCGGTACGGCCAGTACGACATCTACCGGGTGGCCGTCCCCTCGGGCGAGGCCGTCCGACTCACCTCCGATCCCCGGTACGAGGTGTACCCGGCCTTCCTGCCCGACGGCCAGCACATCGTGTTCGTCCGCCTCAACGAGGCCTGGACCGACCACGACGTCATCCTCATCGACCTCGACGGCGGCAACGCGCGGGTGGTGGTGCGCGACACCGACATGTTCGACTACCACTACGGTCGGACGTTCGGCACGCCGCTGCCCTCGCCGGACGGGAGGCACCTGCTGATCCGGTCGCAGCGGTCAGGCTGGTTCAACTTCTACATCGTCCCGATCGACGGCGGCGACCTGCGGGCGGTGGCGCCGGCGGCGGCGGACCAGGGGGAGGCCGCCTGGTCGCCGGATGGGCGGTTCGTCGCCTACGTCGAGAACCACGACGGGACGCTCCAGCTGCGGGTCGCGCCGGTCTCCGGCGGCGAGCCGCGGGTGCTCGTGGACCCCGAGGACGGGGTCTGTGCCTTCCCGCAGTGGTCCCCCGACGGGCGCCAGATCTGCTACCTGTTCCAGACGACCACCGCGCCTCAGGACCTCTGGGTGGTCGACGTGGAAACCGGCCGGACGCGCGCCCTGACGGCGTCCCTGCCCCCGTGGGCCGCTTCCGCCCTGGTGCGCCCGGAGAAGGTTCACTACGCCGCCGACGACGGCCTGACGATTACGGCGTATCTGTACCGGGGCCGCGGCCTGATGCCGGGGGAGCGCAGCCCGGGCCTGCTCTGGCTCCACGGCGGGCCCACGTCCCAGTTCCTGGACACCTTCCAGCCGTCGGTCCAGTTCTTTGCCATGCACGGGTACACGGTGCTCCTCCCCAACGTCCGGGGCAGCTCCGGGTACGGGCGCGCCTTCGAAGACCTGAACAACAGAGACTGGGGCGGCGGCGATCTCCGTGATGCCATTGCCGGCAAGCGCTTCCTGGCCACGCTGCCGGAGGTGGATCCCCACCACACGGGGATCACCGGAACCAGCTACGGCGGCTGCCTGACGATGTCGGCGGTCTGCTTCGCGCCGGAGGAGTTCCAGGCGGCCGTGGTCTGTTCCGGCTATGCCAACTGGGTCCGCCATTATCACGACCTCGAGCTGCGCCACGTCAAGCTGCTGGAGTACGAGTTTGGCGGCCCGCTGGAAGGCAACGAGGAGGTCTACTACCGCTGCTCGCCGATCTACCAGGTGGCGCGGGCCACGACCCCGTGCTTCGTCCTCCATGGCGAGGGCAAGTGGCCGTGGAGCGACGCGGGCCTGGAGTTCGCCCGGGCGCTGGAACGCGCGTACAAGACGTTCCAGTACAAGGTCTACCCGAATGAGACCTACTACGTGCTCTCTCCGGCCAACGTGCGGCACATGCTGCTGGACATGCTCGAGTGGTTCGACCTGTACTTGCGGGATCGGGCACCGGCCCATCCGCCGTCCGGGGGATCGCGCGGCCCTGGCTGGACCGGGCCAGCCAGGCGCGCCACCCGCGGCTAG
- a CDS encoding trypsin-like peptidase domain-containing protein, translated as MSLTTRPRRPAPGFTFIVLVLLVAVAAGAALGATYLPRYFPGLVEARGRASAPGQAAPGGTAPGGSAPGGVAPGGVAPGGSAPGVAPPVPPMAAPAPAPPGGANMEATIVRVVEMVRPAVVNINTRAQVPTFFGVYPQEGAGSGVIVRSDGLILTNHHVIQGAQEITVTLVSGQELRGRVVGADPFTDLAVIKVDGQRQLPVVQMGTSRTIKVGQLAIAIGNPFGLGSSVTVGVVSALNRSIQISPNFVVESLIQTDAAINPGNSGGALVDSSGRLIGINTAIVREAQGIGFAIPVDIAQAIMRQLITQGRVVRPALGIILGGEIDPQIARAYNLPVDYGVLVADVPPGGPAAAAGIRPGDIIVAINGRRIENINELRRTLFDYKPGDRVRVEVVRDGRRLTVTVTLTELRT; from the coding sequence ATGAGCCTCACCACGCGTCCCCGGCGCCCTGCGCCGGGCTTCACGTTCATCGTCCTGGTGCTGCTCGTGGCCGTCGCCGCCGGAGCAGCGCTCGGCGCCACGTACCTGCCGCGCTACTTCCCTGGGCTGGTGGAGGCGCGCGGGCGCGCCTCCGCGCCCGGGCAGGCCGCACCCGGCGGTACCGCACCTGGCGGCTCTGCACCTGGCGGTGTCGCACCTGGCGGCGTCGCGCCCGGTGGCAGCGCACCCGGCGTGGCACCGCCTGTCCCGCCGATGGCCGCTCCGGCGCCCGCGCCGCCCGGCGGCGCCAACATGGAGGCCACCATCGTGCGCGTGGTGGAGATGGTGCGGCCGGCCGTGGTGAACATCAACACCCGCGCCCAGGTCCCCACCTTCTTCGGGGTCTACCCGCAGGAAGGGGCAGGCTCCGGGGTGATCGTGCGGTCCGACGGGCTCATCCTCACCAACCACCACGTCATCCAGGGGGCCCAGGAGATCACCGTCACGCTGGTGAGCGGGCAGGAGCTGCGCGGTCGCGTCGTGGGTGCCGACCCCTTCACCGACCTGGCCGTGATCAAGGTGGACGGCCAGCGTCAGCTCCCCGTGGTCCAGATGGGCACCAGCCGCACGATCAAGGTGGGGCAGCTGGCCATCGCCATCGGCAACCCCTTCGGGCTGGGCAGTAGCGTGACGGTGGGGGTGGTCAGCGCCCTCAACCGGTCGATCCAGATCAGCCCGAACTTCGTCGTGGAGAGCCTGATCCAGACAGACGCGGCCATCAACCCCGGCAACAGCGGCGGGGCGCTCGTGGACAGCAGCGGGCGGCTCATCGGCATCAACACCGCCATCGTCCGCGAGGCCCAGGGGATCGGCTTCGCCATCCCGGTGGACATCGCCCAGGCGATCATGCGCCAGTTGATCACCCAGGGACGGGTGGTCCGTCCGGCCCTGGGCATCATCCTGGGCGGGGAGATCGACCCGCAGATCGCCCGGGCCTACAACCTCCCGGTGGACTACGGGGTGCTCGTGGCGGACGTCCCGCCGGGCGGCCCGGCCGCCGCCGCCGGCATCCGGCCCGGCGACATCATCGTGGCCATCAACGGCCGGCGCATCGAGAACATCAACGAGCTGCGCCGCACCCTCTTCGACTACAAGCCGGGCGACCGCGTGCGCGTGGAGGTCGTGCGGGATGGCCGCCGCCTGACGGTGACGGTCACCCTCACCGAACTGCGCACCTGA
- a CDS encoding glycoside hydrolase family 3 N-terminal domain-containing protein — protein MRVLPTGPLMGQLLMADFDGPEPTPWLRQLVAAHGLGGVILFRKNVQHPAQVARLCAALQALAARAGLPPLLIAADQEGGPVERLPVGLPSAMALGATGDPDLALAAGRLTGRVLRAAGVNVDFAPVLDVNTNLRNPVIGIRAYGDDPALVARLAGAFARGLLAEGVVPTGKHFPGHGDTDVDSHEALPVIPHPQDRLEAVEFVPFRALVAEGLPALMTAHVAFAADAGRLPATLSPAVLDGLLRRRWGFDGVIVTDSLAMAPIAEGMGVGPAAVQALGAGADLLLACGGPAVQEAVLRAVADAVEAGVLTRERLEASHARLRRLRRLVAPTRRGIAADGSEAGAAGSGAGAVGSGGDVEAVLADPARQQTVAAIADRAVTVVRDDAGLVPLPPAPLRVLTLLPPPPRSDPGDLAQRVPSPSLGAALQACGRTVTEVVLPAGAPWDGEVAAGEVVVVVTTSRGRPDPWQTAVAHRALAAGRPALVVAAGTPYDLLALPEAPTYLATYGWQATLEAAARVLTGRVAPRGRLPVTIPGHYPAGHGIVRA, from the coding sequence TTGCGCGTCCTCCCCACCGGCCCGCTGATGGGCCAGCTCCTCATGGCCGACTTCGACGGCCCCGAGCCCACCCCGTGGCTGCGTCAGCTCGTGGCCGCCCACGGGCTCGGCGGGGTCATCCTCTTCCGCAAGAACGTGCAGCACCCCGCTCAGGTGGCCCGGCTGTGCGCCGCCCTGCAGGCGCTGGCCGCCCGGGCGGGGTTGCCGCCGCTGCTCATCGCCGCCGACCAGGAAGGGGGCCCGGTGGAGCGCCTGCCGGTGGGGCTGCCGAGCGCCATGGCCCTGGGGGCTACCGGGGACCCCGACCTGGCCCTGGCGGCCGGGCGGCTCACCGGTCGCGTCCTGCGCGCCGCCGGGGTGAACGTGGACTTTGCCCCGGTGCTGGACGTGAACACCAACCTGCGCAACCCGGTGATCGGCATCCGCGCCTACGGCGACGACCCGGCCCTGGTCGCGCGCCTGGCGGGGGCCTTCGCCCGCGGCCTCCTGGCCGAAGGAGTGGTGCCGACGGGCAAGCACTTCCCGGGGCACGGCGACACCGACGTGGACTCCCACGAGGCGCTGCCGGTGATCCCCCACCCGCAGGACCGCCTCGAGGCGGTGGAGTTCGTCCCCTTCCGCGCGCTGGTCGCCGAGGGCCTCCCGGCCCTCATGACGGCCCACGTGGCCTTCGCCGCCGACGCGGGGCGGCTCCCCGCCACGCTCTCCCCCGCGGTGCTGGACGGACTGCTGCGCCGCCGGTGGGGATTCGACGGGGTGATCGTCACCGACTCCCTGGCCATGGCCCCCATCGCCGAGGGGATGGGGGTCGGTCCGGCCGCCGTGCAGGCGCTTGGGGCCGGTGCCGACCTGCTGCTCGCCTGCGGCGGGCCGGCGGTCCAGGAGGCGGTGCTGCGCGCGGTGGCCGACGCGGTGGAGGCGGGCGTGCTCACGCGCGAGCGGCTAGAGGCCTCGCATGCGCGGCTCAGGCGGCTGCGCCGCCTGGTCGCGCCGACGCGGCGCGGGATCGCCGCGGACGGGTCTGAGGCCGGCGCGGCCGGATCGGGAGCCGGGGCGGTCGGATCGGGCGGGGACGTGGAGGCCGTGCTCGCCGACCCCGCGCGGCAGCAGACCGTGGCCGCCATCGCCGACCGGGCGGTGACGGTGGTGCGCGACGACGCCGGGCTCGTCCCCCTGCCGCCAGCACCGCTGCGGGTGCTCACGCTCCTCCCGCCACCGCCGCGCAGCGATCCCGGCGACCTGGCCCAGCGCGTCCCCTCCCCGTCGCTGGGCGCCGCCCTGCAGGCGTGCGGGCGCACCGTCACCGAGGTCGTGCTCCCCGCGGGGGCGCCCTGGGACGGCGAGGTGGCGGCGGGGGAGGTGGTGGTGGTCGTCACCACCAGCCGCGGCCGCCCCGATCCCTGGCAGACGGCCGTGGCGCACCGCGCCCTGGCGGCGGGCAGACCCGCCCTGGTGGTGGCCGCGGGGACGCCCTACGACCTCCTCGCCCTCCCCGAGGCGCCGACCTACCTGGCCACCTACGGGTGGCAGGCGACGCTGGAGGCCGCCGCGCGCGTGCTCACCGGCCGCGTGGCGCCGCGGGGACGCCTGCCGGTGACGATCCCCGGCCACTATCCCGCCGGGCATGGTATCGTGCGGGCATAG
- the accD gene encoding acetyl-CoA carboxylase, carboxyltransferase subunit beta: MAPWLRRPKYASLQRRDMPAGLWAKCARCRQLVYQKELDRHLQVCPRCGYHHRLGARERIALTLDAGSFTEFDAELTSRDPLQFPDYAAKLAEARRRTGLAEAAVAGVGAVDGQRTVVVALDFFFMGGSMGSAVGEKVARAAERALAERLPLVAFCASGGARMQEGALSLMQLAKTSAAIARLHEAGLPYLSVLCDPTTGGVAASFAFQGDVILAEPGALIGFAGRRVIEQTIRRKLPETFQTAEFCLEHGMIDMIVPRAELRGRLGLLLRTFGASRPVPVPV; the protein is encoded by the coding sequence ATGGCTCCCTGGCTGCGTCGGCCAAAGTACGCTTCCCTCCAGCGCAGGGACATGCCCGCCGGCCTGTGGGCGAAGTGCGCGCGCTGCCGCCAGCTGGTCTACCAGAAGGAGCTCGACCGCCACCTGCAGGTGTGTCCGCGCTGCGGCTATCACCACCGGCTGGGCGCGCGGGAGCGCATCGCCCTCACCCTCGATGCCGGGAGCTTCACCGAGTTCGACGCGGAGCTGACCTCCAGGGATCCGCTCCAGTTCCCCGACTACGCGGCGAAGCTGGCGGAGGCCCGGCGGCGGACGGGGCTGGCCGAAGCGGCCGTGGCGGGGGTGGGGGCGGTCGACGGGCAGCGCACCGTGGTCGTGGCCCTGGACTTCTTCTTCATGGGCGGCTCCATGGGGTCGGCGGTGGGCGAGAAGGTGGCCCGCGCCGCCGAGCGCGCCCTGGCCGAGCGGCTGCCCCTCGTCGCCTTCTGCGCCTCGGGCGGGGCCCGCATGCAGGAGGGGGCGCTCTCGCTGATGCAGCTGGCCAAGACGAGCGCGGCCATCGCCCGGCTGCACGAGGCCGGGCTCCCCTACCTCTCCGTGCTGTGCGACCCCACCACCGGCGGCGTGGCCGCCTCCTTTGCCTTTCAGGGCGACGTCATCCTGGCCGAGCCCGGAGCGCTCATCGGCTTCGCCGGCCGCCGCGTCATCGAGCAGACCATCCGCCGCAAGCTGCCCGAGACCTTCCAGACCGCCGAGTTCTGCCTGGAGCACGGGATGATCGACATGATCGTCCCGCGCGCCGAGCTGCGCGGGCGGCTGGGCCTGCTGCTGCGCACCTTCGGCGCCTCGCGTCCCGTCCCGGTCCCGGTATGA
- the accB gene encoding acetyl-CoA carboxylase biotin carboxyl carrier protein, translating into MAETPGPDLEVVRALIRLAEEADLRELVVEAGGVRVRIRRGVAARRPGAAAGPAAARGAAGPAAVRSAAARSAAAPEEVPAPYAAFGEGLEEPFAPAGPAGEGEDRLAETDHLRPITAPMVGTFYRAPAPDAPPFVNEGDVVQPGQTVCIIEAMKLFNEIQSEVAGRVARILVENGSPVEYGQPLILIEPASG; encoded by the coding sequence ATGGCTGAGACGCCCGGTCCCGACCTCGAGGTGGTGCGGGCGCTCATCCGCCTGGCCGAGGAAGCCGACCTGCGCGAGCTGGTCGTGGAGGCGGGCGGCGTGCGCGTGCGCATCCGGCGGGGTGTCGCGGCCCGGCGGCCGGGAGCGGCGGCCGGGCCCGCGGCGGCCAGGGGGGCGGCCGGGCCCGCGGCGGTCAGGTCCGCGGCGGCCCGGTCCGCGGCGGCCCCGGAGGAGGTCCCGGCCCCGTACGCCGCCTTCGGTGAGGGGCTGGAGGAGCCGTTCGCACCGGCGGGTCCTGCGGGCGAGGGCGAGGACCGCCTGGCCGAGACCGACCACCTGCGCCCCATCACCGCGCCCATGGTCGGCACCTTCTACCGCGCGCCGGCACCGGACGCCCCGCCCTTCGTGAACGAGGGCGACGTGGTGCAGCCGGGCCAGACGGTCTGCATCATCGAGGCGATGAAGCTCTTTAACGAAATCCAGAGCGAGGTGGCCGGCCGGGTGGCCCGCATCCTGGTGGAGAACGGCAGCCCGGTGGAGTACGGCCAGCCGCTCATCCTCATCGAACCCGCCTCCGGCTGA
- the accC gene encoding acetyl-CoA carboxylase biotin carboxylase subunit → MFQKVLVANRGEIAVRVIRACHELGIRTVAVYSEADRHSLHVKLADEAFCIGPPPASESYLNIPNIMATAELLGVDAIHPGYGFLAENAHFAEICQDVKITFIGPSPEAIRKMGNKAEARQTMQRAGLPVIPGSDGPLRDERQVQELLRQVGLPLMLKAAAGGGGRGMRVVHTAEDLRSAVALARREAEAAFGDGALYVEKYVEEPRHIEVQVLADRYGTVVHLGARDCSIQRRHQKLLEESPPPRLPERVLHALGRAAVRAAQAIHYTNTGTVEFLVDRDGHFYFMEMNTRIQVEHPVTEMVTGIDLVKEQIRIAAGERLSVSQKDVELRGHAIECRINAEDPRHDFRPSPGVITAFLPPGGPGIRLDTHVYPGYAVPPYYDSLIAKLIAWGQTREEAISRMRRALAEFEIRGVPTTIPFHLRVLDNAWFRRGEVYTNFVQRRIDLTQL, encoded by the coding sequence GTGTTCCAGAAGGTCCTGGTGGCCAACCGGGGCGAGATCGCCGTGCGGGTGATCCGTGCCTGCCACGAGCTGGGCATCCGCACGGTGGCGGTCTACTCGGAGGCGGACCGCCACAGCCTGCACGTGAAGCTGGCCGACGAGGCCTTCTGCATCGGCCCGCCGCCGGCCAGCGAGTCCTACCTGAACATCCCCAACATCATGGCCACCGCCGAGCTGCTGGGCGTGGACGCCATCCACCCCGGCTACGGCTTCCTGGCCGAGAACGCCCACTTCGCTGAGATCTGCCAGGACGTGAAGATCACCTTCATCGGCCCCTCCCCCGAGGCGATCCGCAAAATGGGCAACAAGGCCGAAGCGCGCCAGACGATGCAGCGCGCCGGCCTCCCGGTGATCCCCGGCAGCGACGGACCCCTGCGGGACGAGCGGCAGGTCCAGGAGCTGCTGCGCCAGGTGGGGCTGCCGCTCATGCTCAAGGCGGCGGCGGGCGGGGGCGGGCGGGGGATGCGGGTGGTGCACACGGCGGAGGACCTGCGCAGCGCCGTGGCGCTGGCCCGGCGCGAGGCGGAAGCCGCCTTCGGCGACGGGGCCCTCTACGTGGAGAAGTACGTCGAGGAGCCGCGCCACATCGAGGTCCAGGTGCTGGCTGACCGCTACGGCACCGTCGTCCACCTGGGCGCCCGCGACTGCTCCATCCAGCGCCGCCACCAGAAGCTGCTGGAGGAATCCCCGCCGCCGCGCCTGCCGGAGCGGGTGCTCCACGCGCTGGGGCGGGCGGCGGTGCGCGCCGCCCAGGCCATCCACTACACCAACACCGGCACCGTGGAGTTCCTGGTGGATCGGGACGGCCACTTCTACTTCATGGAGATGAACACGCGCATCCAGGTGGAGCACCCGGTCACGGAGATGGTCACCGGGATCGACCTGGTGAAGGAGCAGATCCGCATCGCCGCCGGGGAGCGGCTGAGCGTCTCGCAGAAGGACGTCGAGCTGCGCGGGCACGCCATCGAGTGCCGCATCAACGCCGAGGACCCGCGCCACGACTTCCGGCCCAGCCCCGGGGTGATCACCGCCTTCCTGCCGCCGGGCGGGCCGGGCATCCGCCTCGACACCCACGTCTACCCCGGCTACGCCGTCCCGCCCTACTACGACTCGCTCATCGCCAAGCTCATCGCCTGGGGGCAGACGCGCGAGGAGGCAATCAGCCGGATGCGCCGGGCGCTGGCGGAGTTCGAGATCCGCGGGGTGCCCACCACCATCCCCTTCCACCTGCGGGTGCTGGACAACGCCTGGTTTCGCCGGGGCGAGGTCTACACCAACTTCGTCCAGCGCCGCATCGACCTGACGCAGCTCTAG
- a CDS encoding ABC transporter permease: protein MATYVLRRALTAVPVLLGVTLFTFSMLHFVPGDPVLAMFVESGGATAEQVEAVRERLGLKEPLPVQYGRFLLRLLRGDLGRSIWGNHPVTDLILERFPLTLQLAVAAMGCAILLGTTLGVLAALHRGRLLDNLTMVVALLGVSMPSFWLGFLLIYVFAIWLGVLPVTSLPGLAGLVLPAGTLGFGAAAIIARMVRSSLVEVFQEDYVRTARAKGLRPWSVITHHALRNALIPVVTIVGLQFGGLLAGTVIVESVFARRGLGLLLLQGIQSRDFPVVQGGVLFIATVYVVVNLAVDLLYGYLDPRIRYD from the coding sequence ATGGCCACGTACGTCCTCCGGCGTGCGCTGACGGCCGTCCCGGTCCTGCTGGGGGTCACCCTGTTCACCTTCTCGATGCTGCACTTCGTCCCGGGGGACCCCGTGCTGGCGATGTTCGTGGAGAGCGGCGGGGCGACGGCGGAGCAGGTGGAGGCGGTTCGGGAGCGGTTGGGCCTCAAGGAGCCCCTGCCGGTGCAGTATGGCCGGTTTCTCCTCCGCCTGCTGCGAGGCGACCTCGGCCGGTCGATCTGGGGCAACCACCCGGTGACCGATCTCATCCTGGAACGGTTCCCGCTGACCCTCCAGCTCGCCGTCGCGGCGATGGGGTGCGCCATCCTGCTCGGAACGACCCTGGGGGTCCTGGCCGCCCTCCACCGCGGCCGGCTGCTGGACAACCTCACGATGGTCGTGGCGCTGCTGGGGGTGTCGATGCCGTCCTTCTGGCTGGGCTTCCTGCTCATCTACGTCTTCGCCATCTGGTTGGGCGTGCTGCCCGTCACGAGCCTGCCCGGCCTTGCGGGCCTGGTCCTCCCGGCGGGGACGCTGGGGTTTGGCGCGGCCGCGATCATTGCCCGCATGGTCCGCAGCAGCCTGGTGGAGGTGTTCCAGGAGGATTACGTGCGCACCGCCCGGGCGAAGGGGTTGAGGCCGTGGAGCGTGATTACGCACCACGCGCTGCGGAATGCCCTCATCCCCGTGGTGACCATCGTCGGGCTCCAGTTCGGCGGGCTCCTGGCCGGGACGGTGATCGTCGAGTCGGTGTTCGCTCGCCGGGGCCTGGGGCTGCTGCTGCTCCAGGGCATCCAGAGCCGGGACTTCCCCGTCGTCCAGGGCGGGGTGCTCTTCATCGCCACGGTCTACGTCGTGGTCAACCTGGCCGTCGACCTGCTCTACGGCTACCTCGACCCACGCATCCGCTACGACTGA
- a CDS encoding acetyl-CoA carboxylase carboxyltransferase subunit alpha, whose protein sequence is MTLPLDATSPAPGDAAHPPGAPAVVRPSAWEVVQLARHAQRPKAPDVVRALLTDLVEVHGDRAYRDDPAMLAGFGWFDGQPVAVVAPRKGRDTRENLAFNFGMPNPEGYRKAIRVMRLAEKFGLPLLSVVDTPAAFPGDEAEMRGQAEAIARAIQTMTRLRVPIVVVITGEGGSGGALAIAVGDVVLMLEYATYTVIPPEGCAAILWRDAARAREAAEALHLTAPDLLRLGVIDEIVPEPPGGAHLDPDAAIASVRAAVARHLRALRGIDPAALLARRYEKYRRMGQVLVEGDG, encoded by the coding sequence ATGACCCTGCCGCTCGACGCCACCAGCCCCGCGCCCGGGGACGCGGCGCACCCGCCGGGCGCCCCGGCGGTCGTGCGCCCCTCCGCCTGGGAGGTCGTGCAGCTGGCACGCCACGCCCAGCGTCCCAAGGCCCCCGACGTCGTGCGCGCCCTCCTCACCGACCTGGTGGAGGTGCACGGCGACCGCGCGTACCGCGACGACCCGGCCATGCTGGCGGGGTTCGGCTGGTTCGACGGGCAGCCGGTGGCCGTGGTGGCCCCGCGCAAGGGCCGCGACACCCGCGAGAACCTGGCGTTCAACTTCGGGATGCCCAACCCGGAGGGGTACCGCAAGGCCATCCGGGTGATGCGGCTCGCGGAGAAGTTCGGCCTCCCCCTGCTGAGCGTCGTCGACACCCCGGCCGCCTTCCCCGGCGACGAGGCGGAGATGCGCGGCCAGGCCGAGGCGATCGCCCGGGCCATCCAGACGATGACCCGCCTGCGCGTCCCCATCGTGGTGGTGATCACCGGGGAAGGCGGCAGCGGCGGGGCGCTGGCCATCGCCGTGGGCGACGTGGTGCTCATGCTGGAGTACGCGACCTACACCGTCATCCCGCCCGAAGGGTGCGCGGCCATCCTCTGGCGCGACGCCGCCCGCGCCCGGGAGGCGGCGGAGGCGCTGCACCTCACCGCCCCCGACCTGCTCCGCCTGGGGGTGATCGACGAGATCGTCCCCGAACCCCCCGGCGGCGCGCACCTCGATCCCGATGCTGCCATCGCGTCGGTACGCGCGGCCGTGGCGCGCCACCTGCGCGCGCTGCGCGGCATCGACCCGGCGGCCTTGCTGGCCCGCCGCTACGAGAAGTACCGCCGCATGGGGCAGGTGCTGGTCGAGGGCGATGGCTGA